A stretch of DNA from Oryza brachyantha chromosome 4, ObraRS2, whole genome shotgun sequence:
GTCCAGCATCTTAGAGAACAATCTCAAAGCATCATCCAACCTCTCATTCCGCACAAAACCATCCATCATCGTATTCCAAGCAACAAGATCACGATGAGGCATGTCTTGGAACACCTTACATGCAGCATCAACAGATCCATTCTTCAAATAGCCACGCATAATAGCAGTCCTAGCTATAATGTCCTTTTCAGgcatctgatcaaacagacGCTGCGCAATCCCCATACTGCCAGCTCGTGCATACCCTGTGATCATGACATTCCAAGAAACAAGGTTCCGTGTGTGCATCTGACCAAACAACCTCTCTGCAGCCCTCAAGTAACCAAGTTCAACATAGCCTGACAGTAATGCATTGCACACTGAAGTTGAAGGGGAAGGCATGCTGTCAAAGAGCTCCCTCGCTTCATGGACATGCTTTCTCTTGATATAACCTGAGATCATCGTTAACCACGACACATCATTCCTTGACGGCATCATGTCAAATAACTCGCGTGCCCTCTTGACCATCCCGTTGTGCACATAGCCTGATATCATCGCGTTCCAAGAAACAACATTCCTGTCAGGCATCTGGTCAAAGAGCTCCCTGGCCTCAACGACCCTACCACAGCGAGCATAGCCGGTTAAGAGCGCAGCCCACGAGACAGAGTTCCTCATGGGCATTGCGTCGAACATCTTGCGGGCCTCGGCAAGCATCCGGTTCCTGACGAGGCCAGAGATCATGCAGTTCCATGTGAACACATTCCGCTCCgacatttcgtcgaacactcGGCGCGCGGCGGTAACTCTGCCGGCGCGGAGGTGCGCGTTGATGATAGAATTCAACTGGAAGATGTAACCGGCCTGTCggtgcggcggtggaggcagAGGCCCCAGGCTGTAGAAGCGGAGGAGAAGAGCGGGAGCGCGACGGGGTCCGCGGAACGGTCGCAGAAGGTTCTGGATAGTTCCCACCACCATCGTGTTCAGGAGCGACTGGAAGGGAGAAATGCGCGGCCGCGACCAAACCCACCATCAGGCGGCGGTGTGTAGCTGTGCCTGTGCGGCCGAGAGCACCACCCCAGGCGCCACGGATACCGCTCcccggcgcccgcgccgcctaGATAGCTTCTACGAGCTCGCCTAGGTAACAACAGCGAGTGGTCGGCTCCGCCGGCTCTGGGGCcgacgggcggaggcggcgagggcagTAGGACGGAGGTGGAGGGGAAGGCGGGGCGGGTGAGACGGCGAGCCGAGGAGGGGCCGAGGAGGTGGAGGGTAATCATCAGTTTTTTCATGTCGtataaatagttaattaaacattttaaaacataataatatagactaatataaGATTTCAAATTAGATTTCTACcatggaaataaaatatataacgtGAAtcattagtttgtttttttagtttgttgaAGTCGAATTTAAAATTGTATGCACGTGAAATGATATCTAAtttgcctttttttattttttctaattttttaatgaatatCTACGTAACGTGGAAGAAACAACTGGGCAAACAATACCAATGCACACataataaacaaacaaacgtGTTAGAtagtcccccccccccccaccccccccccccccccccccccccaaaattACACATGATTTATGAGGCGGCAAGCTTGGCAATTACATCCTTCAAAACAGAAGGGTGATTTTTGATCAGATTCTCGAGTCCCTCTGCCCTCACGATCTCCCTCACTTTTACCGGATCGTCGAGGAAACGCAAGCACTTCTCCTTGAGCCCGTTGCAGCGGTGCTCCTCGGCGAAGGCAAGCATGGCAACAACGGTTCTCGCGTTCACGTACTCGCATAGCCTCTGCTCGCACACCAGCCTGAGCCTCTCCATCTTGTacctgcccgccgccgcgaccaGGTCCGGgagcatcgccgccgcctcccccccgTCCCTCTCCGGCAGGCAGTCGGTGTACATGTAGCAGAGCAGAGCCACGAAGTCCTGCGCCTCCATGTCGTCGAcgcgcacgacggcggcgcctgcGTTCTTCTCCGGGCCGAGGAGCTCCGCGCGGAACACCGGAGACCGGGCCGCGAGCACCCACCGGTGCGCCGCGAACGTCTCGCCGTCGACCTCGAACGTCACGTCGGCGCCCTCCCCGGTGGCGAGGAGGCCTCCAAGGTGCTGGCGCAGATCCGATGGTGggaccaccaccgccggcggcggcggcgctggtggtgctgcggcggcgacgtcgatgTCCTCGGTCTCCATCTCCTTGAAGACCGTGAGGTCGCACATGATCGTGAAGCAGTCGTCTCGGAGATACTCCGATTTCTCCAGTTCATCCCTGCTGATGAAAGCCCGCCACCCCCAACCACTGCTAAGGAAGACGTCTGGGCCGCTGCTCTTGGAGTACGACGGCCTCCTGGCACGGTCGAGCAAGCTGAACTTGTATCGAGCTCTCACGCCTTTGGTGACATTGTGGTCGAGCGCGAGGTAGACGGAGATGGAGCCTGCGTTTTCCGAAGTGTCGCTGTTGGGGTAGTAGCGGATGTACCAGCTGTGGCCGCCGACGCGGAAAGGCCGGGACTTGACGTCGCTGCCGGTGGGGAGCTCGTCCTTGGTGCGGGAGTAGCCGTCGATCTTGAGGAGGTGCTGGCCGCTCTCCTTGGCGGCCAcgatggcggaggcggagcgcaCCGTTTtgcggctgccggcggcggctgacatTGCTACCAGCTGAGACGATGGATTCTCTTACAGAATTCTTGTGTTGTTAAAGGCTGCATATGTGTGCATAATAGACCAATAATCAGTTTACAAAATTCTTGTGTTGTTGAAGGTTGCATATGTGTGCAGAatagatcaattaattatcgagcctttttatcatccttaaaaaaaagtaactcaAGACATCACAATTTCTAGAGTAAAAAGAATGATAACTTGAGATACATCGTgtcttgaggtaccaaaaattgagtttttttaccgtttttgaaaaaatacctcatgtaaaaaatgtggtaacttgaggtaccaaaaatttatactaaaattctgggtatcttgaggtactttttaaggaAGATAAAAAAGCCCCcaaaaatttacactagaATTCTGGTtatattgagatatttttcaagaatgttaaaaaaacccttaaTAATTAGTTAGTGTAACGGATTTAAATATGAGAATGTTCTAGTCCGTCTTGTTTGTTCCTCTAgcctaaaataaacaaattgatCGGTTGaatctaaaaacaatttaGTGGTGAGAGAAAAGGGGCCAAAATGCGCATCATCAATAGAACACTAATTCTATCTGGTCCAATATATATTTGGTCGTAACCAACGAAATTAGTATGGAGAGTCTGGCACCAAAAacctattttattataatttttctggGGTATGTTAGTATGTTACTCCCTTTACCCTATATTATAATGACTTATGCAATTTGTTTAATAAATTAAGGAATGAGCTAATATTAAATGAGATGGGGTTGTGATGTATTAAGATGAGAAAGTACATAGAGATGGAGGAATGCTATGAATGTAGCCTAAAGCATTCTGGTCCGTGGTTTTGCTGATCCAGGGGTGAcaagccaaacgacatatttccaaacgaaaaataatttatgaattatatatatatatatatatatattcttagcaatctaaaagttatggttgaaaaataaactatggtgaGAAAACCCCCAAAttgactctaaatttaaggctcaaaatttaaattttagcttataaacataaatataagtgaaaagatcgGGGTGCCAAACTAGCTGCCTACCTGGGCCCATCTTAATGGAATAACAAATGAACAAGTGGAAGTGCACTAGAGAAAATTAGTAAGGCCCATTTGAATCAAAGATTTGTGAAGGAATTTTGTAGGATTTAAATCCTACAGTGATTTGTCCTATAAAGTCTTTTGGAACAAAGAATTAATGTTTGTTAAATTCCATGAAATTACTAAGGAATATTATAATGTACTTgcattttgaagaaaaattatcaacaaCTCCAACCTcttggaaaattttctttcaatcTATCTATCTCATTCAATATTTGTGTTTTTCCGACgatctttttttaaatttttttagagaagagTATTTTTTACCTGGCCTCTGTATATCTAACCGGATATATgcaacgtttttttttttaattcgaGAACTTAGCCACTCAAATACCCAATCCGAAATTCATACTCTCGTGGAGATTTGAACACAGGACCTTGGGTGCTACTCAGCTCACTACAACCACTTGACAATTTTCTGTTGATCTATTCAAGCAATTATATTTTCCTATTATTTGGAATCTTCTATTTTACACTCTTATATCCATCAAAAtcctatgtattttttttttctatttctctatttttcaatCCCGTGTTTCAAACAAGCAATAAATTGTCATCAATCCATTATCTCAAAAACAGAACAAATTTTACATTCCTTTAACTTTTGCTGTGATTCTACTGAAAGATATAGACCGCTCGTGCGAAACTTCAAGGAGTACAAATAATGCACAACACCCAATAGACACCAGAAAACAGTTTGGGAGTCTGCCCAGATAATCACCAAATGCTGCCGATTAACGTAGTACAATGGACATTAATTCAACCATGATGAAGCTTAGGGGCAAAAACAATTTTCAGTCAGCATGAACTTCTAGCAACTTCAATTGGTACATGAAGTATGTACACATAGAGAACAGATTTACATGCATGTTTCGGAACACATTTACCTGAAGGACCAACCGATCGAATCAGCCTGAGATATGTTTTGGTCTACTAGCTGTTGTTGAAGGGCTCGCAGAGGTGGTATcgacatatatttatactagaGGGAAGAAAAATACAAGACAATTGCTTAGCCTAGGTCTTGTACAAGGAAGCTTAAGATTATGAGAAATCAGCTGGAGAGAAAGTTTTGTTTTGGGTTTTATAGTTACAAATTCTTGGAATGTAAATGACAATCTAGACTGTTTGGGTGAAGCTTCTGAATTCTCCAGGTTCCTTGCAAGCTACCGTCTACCCGTGGTGTACTAAGAAAATAAACGCAGCTGAACTCACGTGTGTATATACAAGTCTATAATCCAAGGAATCAAGGGAGCTAGCTACGTTGCCACGGCAGCCAAATTCAACCTCGGAGCCTCTGCTGTTCTGCAATCCTTTGCTCCCGACAACGGGCTCCTCGTCATGGCAAACTTGGGAACTCAGCAACGCCACCAGCATCGGTTATGCCTCTTTGTTCAGTCAAGCACGCCACATGGTCAAGTACAGTTACTAGAATAGAACTGGAAAACATCCAAGCTCCACGAGGCCATCTTTCGACGAAAAAGCGAAATGacgtatttacaaacgaaaaataatttattaataaattttttatatttgtgtttttagcgatctaaaagtaaaggctgaaaaataaaccacgttaaaacaaacccaaaaatctactccaaatttaaagtcaaaagttcaaattttggttttataagtataagcataagcaaaaagatggatACTACAAACACAAGAAAACTAATTTAGTGTCTTTGTGATTTTTATGCGGTGCCTGCTATTGTACAGCATCCCGCATGAACAAAATATTACCAATCAATTACTAAATTTGGTACTCCATCAGTACTAGTTGATACCTCATGAGTACCATACCTGGTACGGTCGATACCCATGAGTATCATACAGTACCATCAGATACTAAGATTGAACTTAGAAAGGACATGAGAAATGGCTGGATATGTTTACCAGTGTCGCTCTCTGACCTGGTGACAGTGGCGGAGACAGGAGTAGGGCAGCTAGGGCTGTAGCCCTACTCCTGATCCTAAATATGCAtcgaaattttattttaaaacttcaaagactaaaaaataaagataaaattatataaattcaactaattaatcactatatgtttgaaaaatttttgggtccGCCCACTGCCtggcgatgacgacgagcTTAGGCATCGGGAGATCTCCCAATTGCCGTGGTTGGTTGCATTATCGAGGTGGGTTAGGACCAGATCCATCTACTCTGGAGTCCCCAGGTCCAGGCGGTGTGGGATGGTAGCAAGGCTGAGGCTGGCAGAGCCGTGCGGGTGGCCGGGTGGAGCCAGTGTGCACCGACGTTTGGTGGTAGCGGATGAGATGGTAGTGCTTGAAGCTAGTATAGACAGGAGCGACGCTAG
This window harbors:
- the LOC102721073 gene encoding BTB/POZ and MATH domain-containing protein 2-like, producing the protein MSAAAGSRKTVRSASAIVAAKESGQHLLKIDGYSRTKDELPTGSDVKSRPFRVGGHSWYIRYYPNSDTSENAGSISVYLALDHNVTKGVRARYKFSLLDRARRPSYSKSSGPDVFLSSGWGWRAFISRDELEKSEYLRDDCFTIMCDLTVFKEMETEDIDVAAAAPPAPPPPAVVVPPSDLRQHLGGLLATGEGADVTFEVDGETFAAHRWVLAARSPVFRAELLGPEKNAGAAVVRVDDMEAQDFVALLCYMYTDCLPERDGGEAAAMLPDLVAAAGRYKMERLRLVCEQRLCEYVNARTVVAMLAFAEEHRCNGLKEKCLRFLDDPVKVREIVRAEGLENLIKNHPSVLKDVIAKLAAS